The Peromyscus maniculatus bairdii isolate BWxNUB_F1_BW_parent chromosome 14, HU_Pman_BW_mat_3.1, whole genome shotgun sequence genomic interval TGGAGTCCACGTTCCCACCACTGGAGGCCTGAGCTTGTCTGGATGTATCCATCACCTTCCTCCCATGATGTCTGAGAAACACCCACCTCAGAAACACATAGCAACAAGAGATGTGGTATCCATGGGCAGCAGCCCCCACCTCTCTGGGCAGGACATTGGGCCATGCCTCAGCCCTCTTCAGGAAGTCTGCTGGTTCTCTGGAAGTCCTGACTTCCATAGTCTGAATTAGTTTCCCAGGACTATCCTACCAAGTGCCACAGACTTGTGACAGCAGAGTGTGGACTGCAGAGGGAAGCATCAAAATCTATAGAAAAGCAGCCTTTGGCAGAGGGGGTGTGGAAGCCCCTCCTCCATCTGGGCTTCCCCTGAGGAACAAAGTGTACCTGAGAAACACCTGTGAGACtcaaatctgggaggagagggtgCTATGTAAATGGCCAGTAAAGGGCCGTGCCCCCAAAGGCTTGGATTTATGGATGGGGAACACACAATTCAGGCCCACTCTCCCTGAGACTACTTCAGATCATTTCTCTCATGGCTCTACTTCCTCCTCCATTTGGTGAAAATTTCACCCTATGAACAAGTCATACTGGATCCCAGGAAGTGTCTCCTGCCATGGCTGATTCCAGTTGCCAACTTGATTGGATCTGCAATCAACTAAGAGATGCATCTCTGGGAGGGTAGGCTGTGAAGTAATTTCCCAGGAGGATTAGCTTACTGGGGAAGACTGTCCCCAGAATGATTGGCACTTTCTGACAGTGGCTCAGGTATAAAGAAGTCTAAGGGGGAAGGgccagcatggtggcatgcctttaatcccagcactggggagacagaggcatgtcAATCTCTGTGGATtcataggccagcctggtctacatggcaaggtCCAGGATGGTCAGCACTATGTAGAAATATAAAAGGAGTCCGAGGGGAAGCACTGATGGTTTCCCCTGCTCACCTTTGCTCCTTGCAGGTGAGGGCATCTACCTTGATGCTGTCCTGCTGCCATCCTCCTCTACCCTCTGAACCCTGCAGCTTCAGCCTTCCAACATGGaatgaagaccagcagctctccaggaatcctctggcCTCTAGCACCATCACACTGGGACTGTGGAGATGTCCAACCTCAAGACTGAGTGCACTGGGTTCTCCATCCCTCCAGAGAGCAGCCAGCCTTTGTTTGGTCACCCATATTGTGTAAGCAGTCTAATGACTCCTTTTTGAGAACCCCACTACTATTTCCTCATCAGATCCTCTGTCTGCCCCATCTGCAtgcctcttctccctctgtcACCACAGATGGCAAGAGGCTCTTCTCATCCCTCGGTCTCACCAAAAGGGACTTCATTTGTAGTTTGCTTGATTTTTCTGTGAAGGAATATACTCATGTGCTTCTGCAATCTAAGCTGATATCAAAGGATTAGAAAATGAACACCCCTTACACCCAAATAAACATATCACATGTTTTTTATCCATTTGTAACTGTTCTAGCAGGAATAAAGGCATTCTGGGGATATAGTACCCCCTCCATTTGGGTATCAAAGTATTAAAACGAAATGAGCCTAAGGAATTGGCACTCTCCCAGCAATCCCTTGCTGGCAGAAGGAGAAGGCCATGAGCCTGGTGTCAACCAGAAGAGAAACCAGACTGCAGGAAGGTTTCATGCATTTCCAACATCTTCAGACCCCCTTCTGATCAGACTGATGGACAGACCCACACCCCACCAGAGTGCTACCTATGCacacctctggtctctgtgtAACACACCCCACCAGAGTGTGTTAGCTATGCACACCCCTGCTCTCTGTGTAACACACCTCACTGGAGACTGTTAGCAATGCacacctctggtctctgtgtgtgttagcTATGCacacctctggtctctgtgtAACACACCCCACCAGAGACTGTTAGCTATGCacacctctggtctctgtgtAACACACCCCACCAGAGAGTGTTAGCTATGCACACCTCTGGTCTCTATGTAATACACCCCACCAAAGACTGTTAGCTATGCTCACCTCTTGTCTCTATATAATTCTTAATCCCATGTTAGGACTCCCAGGTCGATTCAAGTTGTCACAGaatctctttgttcctcttctcaATTGTGGACATACTGGATTTCCTTTTTTGGCTTTTCATTATTAGGTATTAATTGGTCTATTGAGCAGGGTGTTGGAGCCTGGCTTATTAGGAGGCTGCCAGGGCACAGACTCTGAGCCCAAATGCTTCTGAAACACATTTATCTGAACAGCTTCATTGCAGGTAATTTTGTACCTTATTATATAATACCTAGACCGGGAGTCAAAGACTGTAGCTTATGGGCCAAATATGCTCAGGCATTGTTTCttatgaataaagttttattgagcaCAGCCACACTCAgcatttatgtattatttatggtCCTCACAACAATGGCAGAATCCAATAGCTACAACGGAGACTTTATGTCTTATAAGGCCTCAAATATTTACTATCTGGCCCGTTATAGAAAAATTTGGCCAATTCTTGCTCTAGGTTTCTAACttagtttctcttctttcattccaGTCCCCTCAGGGTCCatcctccacacagcagctggAGGTCATTCAGACTCCATTACTTCATGGCTTCTTGAGGCTCTTAGCATGAATCTTTGTTCTGACCAGCAAGGCCTAACTTCCTCTATTCACCACTCCAGGCTCCAGTGTCCAACTGGCATGGGGCTGACCCTTGGCTGCAGGATGTCACATctccccctgcctctcttctGGTTCTGAACAAATGGCAGAACCCAGCAAGTGAACACTGGTAGCCAGAAAGGCTGATTCTAGCCACACCCAGGCCAGACCCCCAGGGACCCTGGGGCAAATAACTGCTGCTGGTCTCTGGGTAGAATTCTCATCAGGAAATTGGGGATAATAAGTGTACCCCACTTCCAAACTACAAGAGTTAAAGATTGCAATTGGCTTTGATGATTCTAGAATCAGAGAAGCCCttggttcttttttaattttttaatgatttattttttttatgtgcattggtgttttgccttgcaTCTATGTCTGTACAAAGTTGTAAATCACTTTGAGCTggattacagatagttgtgagctactatggggatactgggaattgaacccaggtcctctggaagagcagccagtactcttaacctttgAGAAATCTCTCTAGTCCACCCTTGGTTCTTAGGATAGAATGAGAGAGGTTGGCTTTATGGTCATAAAAAGGCTGCAGAATTCAGAAACAAGGAGACTGGCAGTTTCAGTGACTTCTGGGAGGGACTTCCTCATCACACCTGTGTGAGGATTTGGCTCTTCTCTTTCCTGACTCCTTGGAAAGCAATGTAGCTGCAGCTGCCCACTCTAGCCTGGGTGACTCCATGCTGGTGTGGTCAGGTGGCCTTCCACAGGAGTCCATTCTAAAGGAAAGCCTCTTgcaagtttttcatttctttgttaagGCTTGAAGGTGATACTCTATGATGACTGTACAATTAGCATACTATAATCACTTTAAATaattgtgtgtggtatatgtgcagGAGGTGTGAACACACATGTTCATGGTCAGAGGCCAAAACACTAAAGACACCATGCTAAGTGGAACAAGTCAGTCACAGCAGGATGAATACTTCATAACTCTATTTGTAGAAGATCCCTAAAGCTGTGCAAATCATAGGAACAGAAAATGAATTAGTGATTGTCAGGGGCTgtggaggacaggaagtgggaaGCAGCATTCAAAAGGCATGCAGGAAAAAAAGTTCCTGAAACCTGCTGTAAAGCAGTGTTCATAAAAGTAACAAAACCTTACCATTCCCTCAAAAGTGGACTAAAGGTAAATTTCACATCAGGTGTTTTTTATCACAATAAgtttgaggctggggagatggatcagttaGTCATGTCCTTGCCatgcagacatgaggacctgagatcagacCTTCACCATCCACATCAAAACCTGGGCACATTAGGACACacgtgtaatctcagcactgtggaAGGGGCAGGGACAAGAGGACCCCCATGTCCTGAGTCTCAGGGTGCCCAGTGACATGATGTCCAGGTTCTTGGTATCTCAAATGGCAAACTGGACAAGACACAGAGTGGCATTGAAGAAGCATAGGATGCATTGTACAGAATAGGAATGGGTTCAGAAAACTCATCCTTCCAGAAGCCTGAGTGCATAGTTTGAGTTGAGTTGACCATGTGAGGTGGAGGAATTGAGTGATTCCTTGCCTAATGAGGTATAATTTTACatgacatgtgtgtatgtgcataagccatatataattttaagcaaatgtACACCCTATCATGCATACACAAGATGGTAAATAGGTTTGTTTTCCTGCCTAACAGGTCACTAGGACAGACTTGACCTCACAGTGTTGGTGTCATACACTGGCTTGGGTAGACCTCATTCATCATGCAGGAAGTTCCTGACCACAAATGACCCACAGGTATGGAGGTGCTCAGTGTTGCTCTATGGCGAAGGGACAGCTAAGGGTGCCTTGGGTTTCTGGGTTCTCCCTGTGTTTGCCTACTTCTCCTGGGGCATGCAGGCCAACTAGTCTAGACAATCAGTGATCTCCagcttcagcaagagaccctgtctcagaaaggaatgtggaaagggcagaggaagacactgaagttgacctctggcctcatgCACTCgaacacacacaggtgcatgcacagcacacatatgtagcaggaatcttaaaagttcttattaataaaagcaaacccaagccagacattggggtgaattctggaagatcagagagacagaacaagccacagctaacctcacctggccaacttctcagctggtcttgtttcctcagcctggatgcttctatgtcctcatccaaatggctctcagctgctcGAAAAGCCTGAAACTTAAccacctaaaagcttaacaagccaaaacttctagtttctggtctccacaccttatatatatttctgcttttgccatcactccctgggattaaaggcttgctttctgggattaaaggtgtgagtcaccatgcttggctgtatccttgaacacatggatttctgcctctggaatgctaggattaaaggtgtgagtgccaccattttctagcctttgtatctagtggctgttctgtctctgacccaagATAGGTTTATtcgggtgcacaatattttggggaacaataccaccacatacatacatgtctgtGAAGCCACCTTCACACAAGAATCATTTGCTCTTCCCTCACCCTGTTCCAGTTTCTCCGGGGGTTTTGCACTTTTAAACTCATCTTTCAGAGCAGAACCTGAATGTTCACAGCCCTTGTTTTCTGGCTGCTGCAGCCACAGCACCCAATGTAGTCATGGCAGCCGGATGCTGTCAAACAAGAGTCCTGCAAAGGCCTGCTCCTGTGCTGTTCTCACCTGGACcccagcctgtaagtcattctaatgaagcctatgcatatttatatattatatgtgtctgtgtgcattcgATCAGTTCCAGTAATCCTTTAGAGATCCCTGATACAGCCTGTCTCCTGGGTGACTTAGATCccatcaagctgacaatcaaatTAATGACCACAGGTGGCCATGCTTTGAATCCATCCAGTGTAGGAGAGAGGATGAGAGACTGCAATGAGAGGAGGTGGATTTCTTACACAACTCTCTTGTGGGATGCTCAGAGCATGTCACTTTCCTTACCTGACTGCATCTTCAGGACGGCCCTGTGTACTAAAGTCATATGGAGCTGGGGAGTGGGGTAACACTAAGTCCTCTCTTTGTATGGTGTCCCTTGTATTCTGGGATCTATTcacaaggtgtgaggaccagcAGGTCATGAAGACCAGCAAGGGACAGGACACATGGTAGGCTAGGATGTGACTGCAGTCCATGTATATAGGGAGGGCATCTGGTGGTGTGTAGTAATGGGGGGGGCAGTTTCATATGATGGGGAGACCTCCTGGGATTCAGAACAGGAGCCACATGTGGAATGGCACACCTGGTGCCTTCCGGGAGACAGCAGGGCATCTGGAGCTGAAGGTATTCAGAAGGTATTCAGGGAGAAGGTCAGACGATACCAAGGAGAACTGGGGACCAGGCCTGACCAAAAATGATGTTTCACGGTTGTTGCCTCTAATGGTCTCAAATCATAACTATAAAAGCACTGTGGTTTCAGAAGTGAACTGTGTAAAACTTGCAAAGTCCAGCCTTATCTCCAAAGTAGATGCACATGAAATCCCCAGACATTCCctttcattattcttttttcatttttccttaagaaattttctactcactctacatactatccacagatccctcctcctccctcctcctacacTCCAGTACTCCCTCCCAAgctaccccacatcccccaaatcaaggtctcccatgggagtcagcagagccagacacactgagcctaggcaggtccaagcccctccctactgcaccaaggctgtacaaagcaccacaccacaggcatcgggctcccaaaagcctgcccatgcaccaggggcagatccccatccccctgcctgggtgccccccaaacagttcaagccaaacaactatATTCCATATCCAGatggcttagtccagtcccatgggggctccacagccaccagtccacagttcatgggcttctatagtgtggccagtcatctctgcacgtcctcccatcatgatctcaatgtcccctgcctgcagaatcccaaCCTTAAGAAGATAAGAGATCTTTAAAGACGAaattaaaaattcccttaaagaattcGAGGAAAAgtcaaaaaatgggaagaaatcagtaaatcccttaaaagCCAAGAGAAGGCAATTAagcaagtgagggaaacagttcaagatttgaaaactgaaatcgagacaataaagaagacacaaattgaggaaatgctggaagtggaaaatctgagtaaatgaacaggaactacagatgcaagcataaccaacagaatgcaagagatggaagagtggatctctggtgttgaagatatggtagaggaAATAGAaccatcagtcaaaggaaacactaaagccaataaaatcatgacccaaaatgtccacgaaatttgggacaccatgaaaagaccaaacttaagattAATAGGgttagaaggaaaagaataccaactcaaaaggcacagaaaacatattcaacaaaatcatagaagaaaactttcccaaccctTTCAGCATTCTTACTAGGTGACCCCGGTTTCTCCCTTATGTACTAGCCACTAGGCCAAGGATGGAAACTGTTCAGCACAGGTTATGTAACATATTTAATCAGCAACATACAGTATTTACATTAAATAAGCATCTGAACACCCAGGCATAGGGGTACATGTGAAGGGAGGGATCCCACAAATGGACAATCAGAGGGTTCATCTGAACCAGCTCCTTTGTGTGGCCTACTGCTCTAGTGAGGACCATGGCTCTACGTTTGCATATCCCTGGTTGCAAGCACCTGGCATCTGAGGAGGGGTATGCAGCTCTTAGGCCTTATACTGCTTTGCAACCAAGCCTAAGTTTGTCGGGTAAGTGGGGGTTCACAGGTCAGTGGGCACAGGCACAGCACCTTGAGAGATGGCAGATCTGGGGCCTGCCAGAGTCAAGTGACTAGGCCTTGCCCCTCACAGTACATGTGTAGCCGAGGGACCAATGAGGGATGGGCAAGTTCAAAAGGCAGACATTGGTTGCACTGAGGGTCAATGAGAAAGGCTGAGAAGTTAGTCAGCTGAGAAGCTCAGGGACACAGCGACCACTGGGCACAGAGAGAAGATGGTAAGAACCAGGCTCTTCTCAGGTGCCACTTGCCCAGGAGGCAGTAGAGGTCAGAGCAAAAAAGAGAGCTGGGAGGACTCCAGGACCATGAGCAGCGGCATCTTCTGGCTAGTGTTTCTTCCTGGAGCCCAgtgtggagaagaaagaaggggaccAGCAAAGTGAACATAAGAACAAACTTCTCTCCTGTGGGCCTGGGGCAGACAAGGGAGACAGGAGCTGCAGGACCTGGGGAAAGGTGAGAAGGGAGGTCAGAGACACAGAGGAGGGCCAGGCAttggggctgctggggggctgctggggggctgctggggggctgctggggggctgctggggggctgctgggggctgctggggggctgctgggggctgctgggggctgctggggggctgctggggggctgctgggggccGCTGGGGGGCCgctggggggctgctggggggctgctggggggctgctggggggctgctggggggctgctggggggctgctggggggctgctcAGTTGGCTCCCGATGCTGAGCCTCGTATCTTATACCAGGGCAAACACCAGCACAGTGAGAGGTGGGTGAGAAAAGATGGAGCAACTTGCCTCTGTACAAGTCACCCAGTGCTTCAACATAACGTCTTTGGCTCTCTAGctaagctggtgagatggcccagcagcccCTTCTTGATAGATGACTGATTGTGAACAATGGTGACCTCTGGGCCCTGTGAACATGGTTGTAGCTGGAGCTCCAAAGGTGGTAAAGAAAGTGACATGGACACTTGTGGGAAGGTTGTCCCACCCTGGACATCTCTGAGGGCAGCTGCTCGGGAGGGGTTGGCATGGATTTCACAGAAAATGGCACTCCTTCTTCCTGAAGGATCCCTGGTGCACTCACCATGTCACGGATGATATTCTTTTGTTTCCATCTGTTCAAGTAACATGTCTTCTACGTCATTGAACTgagggtggggaaggagagagacaagagTGATCAGCCCCAGCCCTGAGAATTCCCCTTCCACTCTGGCTCAGCTTTCTTTAGCCTGGGGCAGCACTGGAACCTGAGTGGGGGAAGGGGGACTAGCCTTCTCCACTGGTCTCAGTCAGTGACTGCCACAGGGGCTCCGTGTGCCCAGGAGTTTGTCTGAGACCTCAGGAGATGGCCTTTTCTATCTCTCTAACCtgctttaaaacaaaccaaaccaaaaccacatCTGCAGTTCGTTCCCTTTCCATTAGCTTAGCTTCTGGTGCTGGCATGGAGGGATATAgagctagcccaggctagccccagggGGAAAGCAGGACCACTCAGATTACTCCACCCACTCAGTCCCTGGGGTAAGCTGTGCTTGCCTTGATGTGGTACACTATCTCCCAGAGGATGGAGTCACTGCCTCGGTACTTTTTCCCTGGGTAGAGTTGCCACATTAAAGGCAGCTCGTATGCCTCCAGCTCTTTAGGAGTCATAGCAGGCCCCAAGGGGATGCTTTTCTGGCGCAAGAGCACCTGGATTTTTCCATTATTCTGCAGAGGAAGAACAGAATACATCTTCACCTCCTGCTTACCCACAGCCAGGCTCCCCCCGGCAGGACACCCCATGTCCATTCTCTCACTGGCAGCCATGGCTGACCCAATACACTGAGCACAGTTAATGTCCCTGGTTTCAACTCCACAGGCTGCACACAGTCTTAGTGATGCTGACAAGGTTGAGCCATCGTTCAGAGTTACCTTTTTCCAGCCAATCTCCTGTCGATAGGGCCCTCCAGCTTCGCCCCGTGGGTGTGTGGGTAGGGTCGCGCTTGTAGAGCAGAGAGCATAACCTCATGGTGTCCTTTCTTAGACATCATccactttttctttcatttctttgtttacttatttaagaCAAAGTCTGTTATTGGCATGGAGtgtgtgcacatcacacacacacacacacacacacacacacacacacacacacacacagtacattgGATGAAGAGTGATTTTGCTCCAGAGATCTGAGTGtatctgcttcctaagtgctgggatcactagCAATGTCTACCACACTGGGTTTCTCAACTTGatctctgggaattgaacttaagacctTATGCTTGCAAggtaagcattttaccaactgtaACCCAGCCTTGTCTTGTCGGGGATTTGACTTTGATTTTGTTCCATGCCCTCTTTTCAAAGGAGGTTGTCTGTCTGTGGACCCCTGCAGGAACTTAAATGGAATGCACTGTCTTTTCCCTCAGTGGGTTAAATGAGATGAGGCCCCATGTTTAAAGAGGATGGCATGATACcgtggagcaaaaaaaaaaaaaaaattcctctgcCAGTCAGTATTTTCCTAAGATCCATGTATAGTGCTCAAGGTTTTGTCCTGTGTTCAAAGTTGCACGTTGCATATCAACTAACTGCACAGCTCTATGTTGTTCAACTGTGAAAACTCTAGACCAGTCAGAGTAGGACTCAGGACCCCATTTGTCACAACTACACAACCTGCAGAAATACAACTTTCTGTCTTGCTAAGATGCTTGGGATTgtgtggtcattttcttttctttttttttctttctttcttttttttttttttttttggttttttcgagacagggtttctctgtgtagctttgcgcctctcctgggactcacttggtagtccaagctggcctcaaactcacagagatccgcctggctctgcctcccaagtgctgggattaaaggcgtgcaccaccaccgtccggctatgtggtcatttttttgagacactcccccgcaaaacacacacacacacacacacacacacacacacacacacacacacacacatttctaacaCCGTGAATCTAGTAATAGGCAACACTTCTCCATCACTGCCATGGCTCTCCTGGGCTGTGGCAACTACTTCACTTACTGTCTTTAGACACCAGGTGGGGATCTGAAAGGCATGCCTGCCTGCTGGATTCCTGATGCCTTCTCCTCAAGggcagagtgagtccaggacccACAGAACTCCACAAAATATACACAAgagtgtctctgtctcccttgtCTCCCACTGTGCTCGTCACCACTGTCTACTTCCTTCTAGCGTCAATGccttgtttgtgtgtggggttcTCCCTGTCTCTAGCAAGCCTCCCCAAATCTACAAAAAAGGTAATTTCCTTTGAGGCAGTCCTTTGTTCAAATGTCTGTCTATAAAGAACAAATATTACCCAAACCAATGTTAGATTAGAGACCAAACCCCCAGTTTTATTAACTGAAATGAGTTAAAATTTGTggttttgaagcaaggtctcaccgtatcaccctggctggcctggaactcactctgtagaccaggctggcctccaacataGGTcaaaacagagatccacctgcctctgcctctcaagtgctgaaatgaaaggcatgtaccacacaGGTGTGAACGTGCCacagcttgcaggaatcagttctctcccatcatgtgggtcctgggaatcacaCCAGATCATCAGCACCTTTACCTCCccggccatctcaccagctcctgaAAATGAGCTGTATCCACCAATTTGGGATGAAAAACCAAAGTCAAAAAACTTCCCCAcctaaaatacaaacaaaccccTCCAAACCCTGTACCATCCAATTTTATAAGATACTCCCGTTAAGACCTGGTGGGGCCAAATGGCACAGGCCTGCAATGCACTCCTCCgtaggcggaggcaggaggatcacaaggcctacctgggctacaaagggaattcaaggtcaacctgagcaACTAAGACCAAGTTGTGAAACTGATAAGCATTGTAAAAATGGCTGGGCCAGAGCTCTGCAGTACCATTCTCCTAATCCACAGAGGGCCCTGGGTTTGTTCTTCAGCACCTACTCAGGTGGGGcaggcgaggaggaggaggaggaggaggaggaggtggaggaggaggaggaggtggaggaggaggaggaggaggagaggggaaaaaagcaatTTGAAACTCCAAACAAAAGGACTCAAAATTACGTCATGCAAATACAAAGCGAGTTCACAACTCAGTACAGAACAACTCACTCCCGGCCTCCCTTCCCCTGGGCAGTTTCTTTCTCCCACAGGACTCTCCACCAGCCTCATGCCTATGTCCGGCCCCCCAACTCCCATTGCAGCGCCTTCCCACTCACTGCATTCCACCACATTCGCTGCAAACCCTCAGTGCAGACCTGGGCTTGGTGTAGACCATAAGCACTCGCACTTGCTTAACGAGGGTTTCTCCAAGGTGAAAATAGTTGTGTGAAATGTTCTGCCAATGAGATAGCTGGTAATTAGAACTGGTAACTAGTAATTAGTGTGTAAGCACTCTAGTATTCAGAACTCACCACTGTTACAGATGGCTTTATTCTCTTCCCTTATTACTACAAgtgaatgcatatatatatatatatatatgtgatcacatatatcacatatatatcaCTTGTACAacttagtaataaaaatatttcacatatctGACTTAAAAtactttgcttaaaaaaaaacctagatatGTAAACTTAATATTGTAAAACAGCGGCAAATTTAAGAGCCCAGAATTGCGGCTGCATCATCTGCTAGCGGCACCCCAAATCTGTGAAGTTCTTTCAGTCATGAAAAGTAAATCCTGTGTTGCAGTTTGTTACCAGGCACCTGCTCAGACAACATCTACCACAACTCTGAAATGTTCTCTGGTTCATGGTTTGGGTTAAAAGATAGTTGTTaacctgatatatatatatatataaaatctgggcagtggtggcgcacgcctttaatcacagcacccaggaagcagaggcaggtggatctctttgagtttgaggccagactggtctacagagtgagttccaggacagccagagctatacagagaaaccctgtctcaaaaaataaaaaataaaaattaaagaaaaagaaaaaataatttgttacAAGAAACTTGTACAACttagtaataaaaagaaatatttcacataTCTGACTTAAAATACTTTGCTTAAGAAAAACCTAGATATGTAAACTTAATATTGTAAAACAGCGGCAAATTTAAGAGCCCGGAATTGCGGCTGCATCATCTGCTAGCGGC includes:
- the Tcl1a gene encoding T-cell leukemia/lymphoma protein 1A, yielding MAESPPEQSELSPENPERLWLWERNVYLDERRRSWLPAVVKNNGKIQVLLRQKSIPLGPAMTPKELEAYELPLMWQLYPGKKYRGSDSILWEIVYHIKASTAYPRD